A single region of the Salvia miltiorrhiza cultivar Shanhuang (shh) chromosome 8, IMPLAD_Smil_shh, whole genome shotgun sequence genome encodes:
- the LOC131000278 gene encoding ubiquitin C-terminal hydrolase 12-like isoform X1, translating to MTVMAPPAPNEQEEEDMLVPRSDLVEGPQPMAVEAPEATENSVENQSTEDPRTAKFTWKIENFSRITTKKLYSGIFDLGDYKWRILIFPKGNNADYLSMYLDVADSAGLPYGWTRYAHFSLAIVNQVHSKYSVRKETQHQFNARENDWGFTSFMPLGELYDPSRGYLVNDTCLVEAEVAVYKAMDPWLYDSKKETGFVGLKNQGATCYMNSLLQTLYHIPFFRKAVYHMPTNVNDMPSASIPLALQSLFYKLQYSDNSVATKELTKSFGWDTYDAFLQHDVQELNRVLCEKLEEKMKRTVVEGAIQQLFEGHHMNYIECINVDYKSSRKESFYDLQLDVKGCHDVYASFDKYVAVEHLDGDNKYQAEQHGLQDAKKGVLFIDFPPVLQLHLKRFEYDFVRDVMVKINDHYEFPLQLDLDRDDGKYLSPDADRRVRNLYTLHSVLVHSGGVHGGHYYAFIRPTLSSQWYKFDDERVTKEDMKKALDELYGGEEEHLMQTNQGINNTPFKFTKHSNAYMLVYIRESDKDKIMCHVDEKDIAEHLRERLKREQEEKEQKKKEKAEAHLYTIVKVACDEDFTWQIGRNVFFDLVDHEKVRSLRVQKQMPFSVFKEEVANKFGIPVQFQRFWLWAKRQNHTYRPNRPLTQHDEAQSVGHLRDISNKVQNAELRLFLELELGPDLRPIPLPNKAKDDILLFFKLYDPEKEELRYVGRLFVKSLGKPVDILTRLNEMAGYAPEEDIELYEEIKFDPNVMCEHIEKRFTFRSSQLEDGDIVCFQKSLPNEARQQLRCPDVRSFFEYRHNLQVIHFRSLEKPKEDEFCLQLSKLDTYDEVVEKVARQLGVDDPSKIRLTSCNSYTQQPKPHPIKYRGVDNLLDMLLHYNQTSDILYYEVLDMPLPELQGLRTLRVAFRHGTNNEMGINNIRLPKDSTVSDLLDDLKMKVQLSRPDAELRLLEVFTHKIYKIFPSAEKIESINDNYWTLRAEEIPEEEKHLGPHDCLIHVYHFMNEENQNQVKIQNFGEPFLLVIHADEILANVKIRVQKKLRVSDEEISKWKFAFVSQGRAEYLEDSEILFTRFQQTSSMYIAWEQYLGLEHIDNSPKRPLTANQYRPPYEKAVKIYN from the exons ATGACTGTCATGGCGCCTCCTGCCCCAAATGAG CAAGAGGAGGAGGACATGTTAGTTCCTCGATCAGATTTGGTGGAAGGGCCTCAGCCAATGGCAGTGGAAG CACCAGAAGCAACAGAAAATAGTGTGGAAAACCAGTCAACAGAGGATCCTCGCACAGCAAAATTTACTTggaagattgaaaatttttctaGGATAACTACTAAGAAGCTATATTCTGGAATATTTGATCTTGGTGATTACAAATG GCGGATTCTTATTTTTCCGAAGGGGAACAATGCTGATTATTTATCCATGTATCTGGATGTTGCTGATTCTGCGGGTTTACCTTATGGATGGACTAGATATGCCCACTTCAGTTTGGCTATTGTGAATCAAGTCCATAGCAAGTATTCAGTCAGAAAGG AAACGCAACACCAATTCAATGCCCGAGAAAATGATTGGGGCTTTACATCCTTTATGCCACTTGGTGAACTTTATGATCCTAGCAGGGGTTATCTTGTCAATGACACCTGTTTAGTTGAAGCTGAGGTTGCGGTCTACAAAGCTATGGATCCATGGCTATATGATTCGAAGAAAGAAACTGGTTTCGTGGGACTGAAAAACCAAGGAGCTACCTGCTATATGAACTCTCTTCTCCAAACTCTGTACCATATTCCTTTCTTCAGAAAG GCTGTGTACCATATGCCTACTAATGTTAATGATATGCCATCTGCAAGTATCCCTCTGGCTCTGCAGAGTTTGTTTTACAAGCTTCAGTACAGCGATAATAGTGTTGCAACAAAGGAGTTGACAAAATCCTTTGGATGGGACACCTATGATGCTTTCTTGCAACATGATGTACAAGAACTCAATAGAGTTCTTTGcgagaagcttgaagagaaaatgAAG AGAACCGTTGTGGAAGGTGCCATACAGCAGTTATTTGAAGGGCACCATATGAACTACATTGAGTGCATTAACGTGGATTACAAATCTAGTAGAAAAGAGTCATTCTATG ATCTTCAGCTGGATGTCAAAGGCTGTCATGATGTCTATGCTTCTTTTGACAAGTATGTTGCAGTTGAACATCTAGATGGAGATAACAAGTATCAGGCTGAACAACATGGTTTGCAG GATGCTAAGAAAGGAGTGTTATTTATAGACTTCCCCCCAGTTCTCCAGCTTCACTTAAAGCGGTTTGAATACGACTTTGTGCGTGATGTTATGGTAAAG ATAAATGATCACTATGAGTTCCCTCTTCAACTTGATCTTGATAGAGATGATGGCAAATACCTGTCACCTGATGCTGATAGAAGAGTACGTAACCTCTATACACTTCACAG TGTTTTGGTCCATAGTGGTGGTGTGCACGGTGGTCACTATTATGCCTTTATACGGCCTACTCTTTCCAGCCAATG GTATAAGTTTGATGATGAACGAGTGACAAAAGAAGATATGAAAAAGGCATTAGATGAGCTATATGGTGGTGAAGAAGAA CACCTGATGCAGACGAACCAGGGAATCAATAATACTCCCTTCAAGTTCACCAAACACTCAAATGCTTATATGCTGGTGTATATACGTGAAAGTGACAAGGATAAAATTATGTGTCATGTCGATGAGAAGGATATTGCTGAGCATCTTAGG GAGAGGCTGAAGAGAgaacaagaagaaaaagaacaaaagaagaaagaaaaagctGAAGCACATCTTTACACTATTGTAAAG GTTGCATGTGATGAAGATTTTACTTGGCAGATTGGAAGGAATGTATTCTTTGATTTAGTCGATCATGAAAAAGTTAGGAGCCTCCGTGTCCAGAAGCAGATGCCATTTAGTGTTTTTAAG GAAGAGGTTGCAAATAAATTTGGTATACCGGTGCAATTCCAACGCTTTTGGCTGTGGGCAAAGCGCCAAAATCACACGTATCGTCCTAACCGTCCGTTGACACAGCATGATGAAGCACAAAGT GTTGGGCATTTGAGGGATATATCTAATAAAGTTCAGAATGCAGAGCTGAGGCTATTCTTAGAGTTAGAACTTGGGCCG GATTTGCGGCCTATCCCTCTCCCTAATAAGGCAAAAGATGACATTTTGTTATTCTTCAAGCTTTACGATCCAGAAAAGGAAGAGCTTAG ATATGTTGGTAGACTTTTTGTGAAGAGCTTGGGGAAGCCAGTAGATATCTTGACTAGACTAAATGAGATGGCTGGCTATGCTCCTGAGGAAGATATTGAGCTTTATGAG GAAATAAAATTTGATCCTAATGTGATGTGTGAACATATCGAAAAGAGATTCACTTTTAGGTCTAGTCAG CTTGAGGATGGGGACATAGTTTGCTTTCAGAAGTCCCTTCCAAATGAAGCTCGCCAGCAACTTCGCTGCCCAGATGTTCGGTCATTCTTTGAGTACCGCCATAATCTCCAA GTTATTCATTTTCGGTCCCTGGAAAAGCCTAAAGAGGATGAATTTTGTTTACAACT GTCAAAGCTTGACACATATGATGAAGTTGTAGAAAAAGTGGCTCGCCAACTTGGAGTAGATGACCCTTCTAAAATTAGACTTACGTCATGCAATTCATACACCCAACAACCAAAACCTCATCCTATAAAGTATAGAGGAGTAGATAATTTGCTAGACATGTTGCTGCATTACAATCAG ACTTCTGATATATTGTACTATGAAGTCCTGGATATGCCTCTGCCAGAATTGCAAGGCTTAAGAACGCTCAGAGTGGCTTTCCGTCATGGAACAAACAATGAA ATGGGAATTAACAATATTAGGCTGCCTAAGGATAGTACCGTGTCTGATTTGCTTGATGATCTCAAGATGAAG GTTCAGCTGTCTCGTCCAGATGCAGAACTCAGATTGCTGGAAGTATTCACCCACAAGATCTACAAG ATATTTCCTTCAGCTGAAAAGATAGAGAGCATAAATGACAACTATTGGACTTTACGGGCAGAAgag ATACCTGAAGAAGAGAAGCATCTGGGTCCTCATGATTGCTTGATTCATGTATATCACTTTATGAATGAAGAAAATCAGAACCAAGTG AAAATTCAGAATTTTGGTGAGCCCTTTTTATTGGTCATTCATGCAGACGAGATTTTAGCTAATGTCAAGATTCGTGTTCAGAAAAAGCTACGTGTATCAGATGAAGAGATCTCTAAG TGGAAATTTGCTTTCGTTTCACAAGGTCGAGCTGAGTACCTAGAGGATTCAGAAATCTTGTTTACTCGTTTCCAG CAGACAAGCAGCATGTATATTGCTTGGGAGCAGTATCTTGGGCTGGAACACATAGATAATTCCCCAAAAAGGCCTCTTACAGCTAATCAG TATCGTCCTCCATACGAGAAGGCTGTGAAGATATACAATTAA
- the LOC131000278 gene encoding ubiquitin C-terminal hydrolase 12-like isoform X4 — MTVMAPPAPNEQEEEDMLVPRSDLVEGPQPMAVEEATENSVENQSTEDPRTAKFTWKIENFSRITTKKLYSGIFDLGDYKWRILIFPKGNNADYLSMYLDVADSAGLPYGWTRYAHFSLAIVNQVHSKYSVRKETQHQFNARENDWGFTSFMPLGELYDPSRGYLVNDTCLVEAEVAVYKAMDPWLYDSKKETGFVGLKNQGATCYMNSLLQTLYHIPFFRKAVYHMPTNVNDMPSASIPLALQSLFYKLQYSDNSVATKELTKSFGWDTYDAFLQHDVQELNRVLCEKLEEKMKRTVVEGAIQQLFEGHHMNYIECINVDYKSSRKESFYDLQLDVKGCHDVYASFDKYVAVEHLDGDNKYQAEQHGLQDAKKGVLFIDFPPVLQLHLKRFEYDFVRDVMVKINDHYEFPLQLDLDRDDGKYLSPDADRRVRNLYTLHSVLVHSGGVHGGHYYAFIRPTLSSQWYKFDDERVTKEDMKKALDELYGGEEEHLMQTNQGINNTPFKFTKHSNAYMLVYIRESDKDKIMCHVDEKDIAEHLRERLKREQEEKEQKKKEKAEAHLYTIVKVACDEDFTWQIGRNVFFDLVDHEKVRSLRVQKQMPFSVFKEEVANKFGIPVQFQRFWLWAKRQNHTYRPNRPLTQHDEAQSVGHLRDISNKVQNAELRLFLELELGPDLRPIPLPNKAKDDILLFFKLYDPEKEELRYVGRLFVKSLGKPVDILTRLNEMAGYAPEEDIELYEEIKFDPNVMCEHIEKRFTFRSSQLEDGDIVCFQKSLPNEARQQLRCPDVRSFFEYRHNLQVIHFRSLEKPKEDEFCLQLSKLDTYDEVVEKVARQLGVDDPSKIRLTSCNSYTQQPKPHPIKYRGVDNLLDMLLHYNQTSDILYYEVLDMPLPELQGLRTLRVAFRHGTNNEMGINNIRLPKDSTVSDLLDDLKMKVQLSRPDAELRLLEVFTHKIYKIFPSAEKIESINDNYWTLRAEEIPEEEKHLGPHDCLIHVYHFMNEENQNQVKIQNFGEPFLLVIHADEILANVKIRVQKKLRVSDEEISKWKFAFVSQGRAEYLEDSEILFTRFQTSSMYIAWEQYLGLEHIDNSPKRPLTANQYRPPYEKAVKIYN, encoded by the exons ATGACTGTCATGGCGCCTCCTGCCCCAAATGAG CAAGAGGAGGAGGACATGTTAGTTCCTCGATCAGATTTGGTGGAAGGGCCTCAGCCAATGGCAGTGGAAG AAGCAACAGAAAATAGTGTGGAAAACCAGTCAACAGAGGATCCTCGCACAGCAAAATTTACTTggaagattgaaaatttttctaGGATAACTACTAAGAAGCTATATTCTGGAATATTTGATCTTGGTGATTACAAATG GCGGATTCTTATTTTTCCGAAGGGGAACAATGCTGATTATTTATCCATGTATCTGGATGTTGCTGATTCTGCGGGTTTACCTTATGGATGGACTAGATATGCCCACTTCAGTTTGGCTATTGTGAATCAAGTCCATAGCAAGTATTCAGTCAGAAAGG AAACGCAACACCAATTCAATGCCCGAGAAAATGATTGGGGCTTTACATCCTTTATGCCACTTGGTGAACTTTATGATCCTAGCAGGGGTTATCTTGTCAATGACACCTGTTTAGTTGAAGCTGAGGTTGCGGTCTACAAAGCTATGGATCCATGGCTATATGATTCGAAGAAAGAAACTGGTTTCGTGGGACTGAAAAACCAAGGAGCTACCTGCTATATGAACTCTCTTCTCCAAACTCTGTACCATATTCCTTTCTTCAGAAAG GCTGTGTACCATATGCCTACTAATGTTAATGATATGCCATCTGCAAGTATCCCTCTGGCTCTGCAGAGTTTGTTTTACAAGCTTCAGTACAGCGATAATAGTGTTGCAACAAAGGAGTTGACAAAATCCTTTGGATGGGACACCTATGATGCTTTCTTGCAACATGATGTACAAGAACTCAATAGAGTTCTTTGcgagaagcttgaagagaaaatgAAG AGAACCGTTGTGGAAGGTGCCATACAGCAGTTATTTGAAGGGCACCATATGAACTACATTGAGTGCATTAACGTGGATTACAAATCTAGTAGAAAAGAGTCATTCTATG ATCTTCAGCTGGATGTCAAAGGCTGTCATGATGTCTATGCTTCTTTTGACAAGTATGTTGCAGTTGAACATCTAGATGGAGATAACAAGTATCAGGCTGAACAACATGGTTTGCAG GATGCTAAGAAAGGAGTGTTATTTATAGACTTCCCCCCAGTTCTCCAGCTTCACTTAAAGCGGTTTGAATACGACTTTGTGCGTGATGTTATGGTAAAG ATAAATGATCACTATGAGTTCCCTCTTCAACTTGATCTTGATAGAGATGATGGCAAATACCTGTCACCTGATGCTGATAGAAGAGTACGTAACCTCTATACACTTCACAG TGTTTTGGTCCATAGTGGTGGTGTGCACGGTGGTCACTATTATGCCTTTATACGGCCTACTCTTTCCAGCCAATG GTATAAGTTTGATGATGAACGAGTGACAAAAGAAGATATGAAAAAGGCATTAGATGAGCTATATGGTGGTGAAGAAGAA CACCTGATGCAGACGAACCAGGGAATCAATAATACTCCCTTCAAGTTCACCAAACACTCAAATGCTTATATGCTGGTGTATATACGTGAAAGTGACAAGGATAAAATTATGTGTCATGTCGATGAGAAGGATATTGCTGAGCATCTTAGG GAGAGGCTGAAGAGAgaacaagaagaaaaagaacaaaagaagaaagaaaaagctGAAGCACATCTTTACACTATTGTAAAG GTTGCATGTGATGAAGATTTTACTTGGCAGATTGGAAGGAATGTATTCTTTGATTTAGTCGATCATGAAAAAGTTAGGAGCCTCCGTGTCCAGAAGCAGATGCCATTTAGTGTTTTTAAG GAAGAGGTTGCAAATAAATTTGGTATACCGGTGCAATTCCAACGCTTTTGGCTGTGGGCAAAGCGCCAAAATCACACGTATCGTCCTAACCGTCCGTTGACACAGCATGATGAAGCACAAAGT GTTGGGCATTTGAGGGATATATCTAATAAAGTTCAGAATGCAGAGCTGAGGCTATTCTTAGAGTTAGAACTTGGGCCG GATTTGCGGCCTATCCCTCTCCCTAATAAGGCAAAAGATGACATTTTGTTATTCTTCAAGCTTTACGATCCAGAAAAGGAAGAGCTTAG ATATGTTGGTAGACTTTTTGTGAAGAGCTTGGGGAAGCCAGTAGATATCTTGACTAGACTAAATGAGATGGCTGGCTATGCTCCTGAGGAAGATATTGAGCTTTATGAG GAAATAAAATTTGATCCTAATGTGATGTGTGAACATATCGAAAAGAGATTCACTTTTAGGTCTAGTCAG CTTGAGGATGGGGACATAGTTTGCTTTCAGAAGTCCCTTCCAAATGAAGCTCGCCAGCAACTTCGCTGCCCAGATGTTCGGTCATTCTTTGAGTACCGCCATAATCTCCAA GTTATTCATTTTCGGTCCCTGGAAAAGCCTAAAGAGGATGAATTTTGTTTACAACT GTCAAAGCTTGACACATATGATGAAGTTGTAGAAAAAGTGGCTCGCCAACTTGGAGTAGATGACCCTTCTAAAATTAGACTTACGTCATGCAATTCATACACCCAACAACCAAAACCTCATCCTATAAAGTATAGAGGAGTAGATAATTTGCTAGACATGTTGCTGCATTACAATCAG ACTTCTGATATATTGTACTATGAAGTCCTGGATATGCCTCTGCCAGAATTGCAAGGCTTAAGAACGCTCAGAGTGGCTTTCCGTCATGGAACAAACAATGAA ATGGGAATTAACAATATTAGGCTGCCTAAGGATAGTACCGTGTCTGATTTGCTTGATGATCTCAAGATGAAG GTTCAGCTGTCTCGTCCAGATGCAGAACTCAGATTGCTGGAAGTATTCACCCACAAGATCTACAAG ATATTTCCTTCAGCTGAAAAGATAGAGAGCATAAATGACAACTATTGGACTTTACGGGCAGAAgag ATACCTGAAGAAGAGAAGCATCTGGGTCCTCATGATTGCTTGATTCATGTATATCACTTTATGAATGAAGAAAATCAGAACCAAGTG AAAATTCAGAATTTTGGTGAGCCCTTTTTATTGGTCATTCATGCAGACGAGATTTTAGCTAATGTCAAGATTCGTGTTCAGAAAAAGCTACGTGTATCAGATGAAGAGATCTCTAAG TGGAAATTTGCTTTCGTTTCACAAGGTCGAGCTGAGTACCTAGAGGATTCAGAAATCTTGTTTACTCGTTTCCAG ACAAGCAGCATGTATATTGCTTGGGAGCAGTATCTTGGGCTGGAACACATAGATAATTCCCCAAAAAGGCCTCTTACAGCTAATCAG TATCGTCCTCCATACGAGAAGGCTGTGAAGATATACAATTAA
- the LOC131000278 gene encoding ubiquitin C-terminal hydrolase 12-like isoform X3 yields MTVMAPPAPNEQEEEDMLVPRSDLVEGPQPMAVEEATENSVENQSTEDPRTAKFTWKIENFSRITTKKLYSGIFDLGDYKWRILIFPKGNNADYLSMYLDVADSAGLPYGWTRYAHFSLAIVNQVHSKYSVRKETQHQFNARENDWGFTSFMPLGELYDPSRGYLVNDTCLVEAEVAVYKAMDPWLYDSKKETGFVGLKNQGATCYMNSLLQTLYHIPFFRKAVYHMPTNVNDMPSASIPLALQSLFYKLQYSDNSVATKELTKSFGWDTYDAFLQHDVQELNRVLCEKLEEKMKRTVVEGAIQQLFEGHHMNYIECINVDYKSSRKESFYDLQLDVKGCHDVYASFDKYVAVEHLDGDNKYQAEQHGLQDAKKGVLFIDFPPVLQLHLKRFEYDFVRDVMVKINDHYEFPLQLDLDRDDGKYLSPDADRRVRNLYTLHSVLVHSGGVHGGHYYAFIRPTLSSQWYKFDDERVTKEDMKKALDELYGGEEEHLMQTNQGINNTPFKFTKHSNAYMLVYIRESDKDKIMCHVDEKDIAEHLRERLKREQEEKEQKKKEKAEAHLYTIVKVACDEDFTWQIGRNVFFDLVDHEKVRSLRVQKQMPFSVFKEEVANKFGIPVQFQRFWLWAKRQNHTYRPNRPLTQHDEAQSVGHLRDISNKVQNAELRLFLELELGPDLRPIPLPNKAKDDILLFFKLYDPEKEELRYVGRLFVKSLGKPVDILTRLNEMAGYAPEEDIELYEEIKFDPNVMCEHIEKRFTFRSSQLEDGDIVCFQKSLPNEARQQLRCPDVRSFFEYRHNLQVIHFRSLEKPKEDEFCLQLSKLDTYDEVVEKVARQLGVDDPSKIRLTSCNSYTQQPKPHPIKYRGVDNLLDMLLHYNQTSDILYYEVLDMPLPELQGLRTLRVAFRHGTNNEMGINNIRLPKDSTVSDLLDDLKMKVQLSRPDAELRLLEVFTHKIYKIFPSAEKIESINDNYWTLRAEEIPEEEKHLGPHDCLIHVYHFMNEENQNQVKIQNFGEPFLLVIHADEILANVKIRVQKKLRVSDEEISKWKFAFVSQGRAEYLEDSEILFTRFQQTSSMYIAWEQYLGLEHIDNSPKRPLTANQYRPPYEKAVKIYN; encoded by the exons ATGACTGTCATGGCGCCTCCTGCCCCAAATGAG CAAGAGGAGGAGGACATGTTAGTTCCTCGATCAGATTTGGTGGAAGGGCCTCAGCCAATGGCAGTGGAAG AAGCAACAGAAAATAGTGTGGAAAACCAGTCAACAGAGGATCCTCGCACAGCAAAATTTACTTggaagattgaaaatttttctaGGATAACTACTAAGAAGCTATATTCTGGAATATTTGATCTTGGTGATTACAAATG GCGGATTCTTATTTTTCCGAAGGGGAACAATGCTGATTATTTATCCATGTATCTGGATGTTGCTGATTCTGCGGGTTTACCTTATGGATGGACTAGATATGCCCACTTCAGTTTGGCTATTGTGAATCAAGTCCATAGCAAGTATTCAGTCAGAAAGG AAACGCAACACCAATTCAATGCCCGAGAAAATGATTGGGGCTTTACATCCTTTATGCCACTTGGTGAACTTTATGATCCTAGCAGGGGTTATCTTGTCAATGACACCTGTTTAGTTGAAGCTGAGGTTGCGGTCTACAAAGCTATGGATCCATGGCTATATGATTCGAAGAAAGAAACTGGTTTCGTGGGACTGAAAAACCAAGGAGCTACCTGCTATATGAACTCTCTTCTCCAAACTCTGTACCATATTCCTTTCTTCAGAAAG GCTGTGTACCATATGCCTACTAATGTTAATGATATGCCATCTGCAAGTATCCCTCTGGCTCTGCAGAGTTTGTTTTACAAGCTTCAGTACAGCGATAATAGTGTTGCAACAAAGGAGTTGACAAAATCCTTTGGATGGGACACCTATGATGCTTTCTTGCAACATGATGTACAAGAACTCAATAGAGTTCTTTGcgagaagcttgaagagaaaatgAAG AGAACCGTTGTGGAAGGTGCCATACAGCAGTTATTTGAAGGGCACCATATGAACTACATTGAGTGCATTAACGTGGATTACAAATCTAGTAGAAAAGAGTCATTCTATG ATCTTCAGCTGGATGTCAAAGGCTGTCATGATGTCTATGCTTCTTTTGACAAGTATGTTGCAGTTGAACATCTAGATGGAGATAACAAGTATCAGGCTGAACAACATGGTTTGCAG GATGCTAAGAAAGGAGTGTTATTTATAGACTTCCCCCCAGTTCTCCAGCTTCACTTAAAGCGGTTTGAATACGACTTTGTGCGTGATGTTATGGTAAAG ATAAATGATCACTATGAGTTCCCTCTTCAACTTGATCTTGATAGAGATGATGGCAAATACCTGTCACCTGATGCTGATAGAAGAGTACGTAACCTCTATACACTTCACAG TGTTTTGGTCCATAGTGGTGGTGTGCACGGTGGTCACTATTATGCCTTTATACGGCCTACTCTTTCCAGCCAATG GTATAAGTTTGATGATGAACGAGTGACAAAAGAAGATATGAAAAAGGCATTAGATGAGCTATATGGTGGTGAAGAAGAA CACCTGATGCAGACGAACCAGGGAATCAATAATACTCCCTTCAAGTTCACCAAACACTCAAATGCTTATATGCTGGTGTATATACGTGAAAGTGACAAGGATAAAATTATGTGTCATGTCGATGAGAAGGATATTGCTGAGCATCTTAGG GAGAGGCTGAAGAGAgaacaagaagaaaaagaacaaaagaagaaagaaaaagctGAAGCACATCTTTACACTATTGTAAAG GTTGCATGTGATGAAGATTTTACTTGGCAGATTGGAAGGAATGTATTCTTTGATTTAGTCGATCATGAAAAAGTTAGGAGCCTCCGTGTCCAGAAGCAGATGCCATTTAGTGTTTTTAAG GAAGAGGTTGCAAATAAATTTGGTATACCGGTGCAATTCCAACGCTTTTGGCTGTGGGCAAAGCGCCAAAATCACACGTATCGTCCTAACCGTCCGTTGACACAGCATGATGAAGCACAAAGT GTTGGGCATTTGAGGGATATATCTAATAAAGTTCAGAATGCAGAGCTGAGGCTATTCTTAGAGTTAGAACTTGGGCCG GATTTGCGGCCTATCCCTCTCCCTAATAAGGCAAAAGATGACATTTTGTTATTCTTCAAGCTTTACGATCCAGAAAAGGAAGAGCTTAG ATATGTTGGTAGACTTTTTGTGAAGAGCTTGGGGAAGCCAGTAGATATCTTGACTAGACTAAATGAGATGGCTGGCTATGCTCCTGAGGAAGATATTGAGCTTTATGAG GAAATAAAATTTGATCCTAATGTGATGTGTGAACATATCGAAAAGAGATTCACTTTTAGGTCTAGTCAG CTTGAGGATGGGGACATAGTTTGCTTTCAGAAGTCCCTTCCAAATGAAGCTCGCCAGCAACTTCGCTGCCCAGATGTTCGGTCATTCTTTGAGTACCGCCATAATCTCCAA GTTATTCATTTTCGGTCCCTGGAAAAGCCTAAAGAGGATGAATTTTGTTTACAACT GTCAAAGCTTGACACATATGATGAAGTTGTAGAAAAAGTGGCTCGCCAACTTGGAGTAGATGACCCTTCTAAAATTAGACTTACGTCATGCAATTCATACACCCAACAACCAAAACCTCATCCTATAAAGTATAGAGGAGTAGATAATTTGCTAGACATGTTGCTGCATTACAATCAG ACTTCTGATATATTGTACTATGAAGTCCTGGATATGCCTCTGCCAGAATTGCAAGGCTTAAGAACGCTCAGAGTGGCTTTCCGTCATGGAACAAACAATGAA ATGGGAATTAACAATATTAGGCTGCCTAAGGATAGTACCGTGTCTGATTTGCTTGATGATCTCAAGATGAAG GTTCAGCTGTCTCGTCCAGATGCAGAACTCAGATTGCTGGAAGTATTCACCCACAAGATCTACAAG ATATTTCCTTCAGCTGAAAAGATAGAGAGCATAAATGACAACTATTGGACTTTACGGGCAGAAgag ATACCTGAAGAAGAGAAGCATCTGGGTCCTCATGATTGCTTGATTCATGTATATCACTTTATGAATGAAGAAAATCAGAACCAAGTG AAAATTCAGAATTTTGGTGAGCCCTTTTTATTGGTCATTCATGCAGACGAGATTTTAGCTAATGTCAAGATTCGTGTTCAGAAAAAGCTACGTGTATCAGATGAAGAGATCTCTAAG TGGAAATTTGCTTTCGTTTCACAAGGTCGAGCTGAGTACCTAGAGGATTCAGAAATCTTGTTTACTCGTTTCCAG CAGACAAGCAGCATGTATATTGCTTGGGAGCAGTATCTTGGGCTGGAACACATAGATAATTCCCCAAAAAGGCCTCTTACAGCTAATCAG TATCGTCCTCCATACGAGAAGGCTGTGAAGATATACAATTAA